DNA from Anaerolineales bacterium:
AGCCACGGGGCAAGCGCTGCGCCGCGCATACAGCAGCAGAAAAAGGCGAACTGTATAATTTATCGACATGCGAAAATTACTGATCGGCCTGGCGCTAATGGTGGGGGTGTTGTTCATCCTCAACCACTTCACCCAATTTGATGAGATCCTGGTGGTGCTGCAGCGCAGCGATTGGCGCTTCATCGCCCTGGCGCTGCTGTGCGTGGCTGGTTGGCTGCTGTGCACCGCGGCCACCTACCAGAGCGTCTTCGCCGCGCTGGGCGTAGAACGCCCCCTGGGGCCGCTGGTGCCGCTAGCCGCCGCGGCCAACTTCGTCAACGTGGTGGCGCCTTCGATGGGCATGAGCGGCATGGCCGTGATCATCTCGGATGCACACCGCCGCCAACTGCCCTCGGCGCACGCCACCGTGGCTGGCGCGCTCTTCGTGTTGTTCGAGTACGCGGGGTTTGCGCTCTACCTGGTGCTGGGGCTGCTGGTACTCTTCCGCCGTGATGACATCAGCGGCCCGGAACTGGCCGCCTCGGGTGTGCTGCTGGCGATGACCGGCGTGCTGCTGGTGATCTTGTACCTGGGCATGCGCGCCCCGGCCGAGCTGGGGCGCCTGCTACGCTGGATCGCGCGCAGCACTAATACGCTTAGCGCACCGTTGACCAAGCGTAAAGCCATCTCCGAAGAGCGCGCCGAGCAGTTCGCCCATGACATCGCCACCGGGCTGCACTCTGCGCGCCAGCCGCGCAAATTATGGAAGCCGCTCTTTTACGCGCTGCTCGGCAAGGGCCTATTGCTCGGCGTGCTGACCTCCGTATTCCTGGCCTTTCAAGTGCCGCTCTCGATCGGCACGCTGATCGCCGGCTTCGCCATCGCCTACCTGTTTCTGATCGTTTCGCCCACCCCGGCCGGCGTGGGCGTGGTGGAAGGTGTGCTGACCCTCTCGCTTTCCTCGATGTTCGTGCCACTGGAACAAGCCGCCGTGATCACGCTGAGTTACCGCGTGCTCACCTTTTGGCTGCCCCTGTTCTTCGGTTTCCTCAGTTTTCAATTTCTGCAAATTCGCAAACCATTTCCGGCCAGCTCGTAACTCTTTTCCCCCGAACATGGTAAAATGTGCCGCTCACCGTTCAATCGGTGTGGGAGGGATGGCCGAGTGGTTTAAGGCGGCGGTCTTGAAAACCGTTGTAGGTCTACGACTTACCGGGGGTTCGAATCCCTCTCCCTCCGCTGAACAGATACTGGGGAGGTCGCATAGCCCGGTCTAGTGCGCCCGCCTGCTAAGTGGGTTCCGGAGGTTTCTCCGGACGAGGGTTCAAATCCCTCCCTCCCCGCCTTGAATTGTGCTGCAGTAGCGGTACAATTCCCCGCCGAGTCAGGATGGCATCTGAGCCTGACTTAACAACAGATGTGAGGACTAGCTCCTCGTCTACTCGTCATACCGCAGACGCGTAGAAAGCTGAGGTCTAAGTCACCTCGCTGCCAGTACTGCCGCCACGCGGCGTTCGCTGCCCTTGCGAACGCCAAAGTGTGAGGCGGTTGTTGGTGAATTACTAGCTGAGGCTATAACCGCCTCACACAAGCTCTCGTAGCTCAGTGGATAGAGCACTTGCTTGCGGAGCAAGGGGTCGCGTGTTCGAGTCGCGCCGAGAGCGCTACGCTGCGCAGCAGCGTCTAAAGTTGCTTCGCAACTTTCCAGAGACCGCCGTTTTTACGGCGGTTTTTGGTTTAACCGTCCACTTGGTGGGCTACGTTGCTGCGCAGCGTTTAAAGTTGCTTCGCAAGTTTCCAGAGACCGCCGCTTTTACGGCGGTTTTTGGTTTAACTACCCGCTTGGCACACAGCGCTGCTGCGCAGCGTACCAGTCTGCCCACTACCTGGCAGGCATCCTGCATCTGGGAACCAAACCCTGTACAATCGAGTCTTACAGCGTATGCCTAGCAATCTCAACGACACTCAGGCCACCCAGCCTAACCGGCGCAGCAGTGAGCCTGCCACCACCCGCCCGCAGCGCGGCGTGCCGCCCCAAGCCCCGCGGCCACGCCGCGCCTGGCTGCGCACGCCGGCGCTGGTGTTCGGGCTGGCCGGCTTGGCGGCGCTGCTATTGGTCACCAGTGCCAGCGCCGCGCTAGGCTGGAGCGAAGGCCGCACCATCCTCTACGCCACCGCCACTATGCAGGCTGGCATGCAAATGCTGGAGCAGTACAACCTGGCCATGGAAGACATCACCGCCGGCCGCTACGACCTGGCGCGCCAACGCCTCGAATTCATCTACTACGAGAACCCGCGCTTCCTCGACACCGGCAGCAAGCTGATCGAGGTATTGCTGGTCTTGCAAAACACCCCCGAAGCGCCCACCAGCGCCCCGCTGCAGGCCAGTGCTACCCCCACCCAGGATCCGCGCACCAAGGAAGAGCTGCTGCAGGCGGCCCGCCAGCAGTTGGCCGCCCGCGAATGGAGCGCCGCCATTGATGCGCTGCTGGCGCTGCGCAAAGCCGATGCTGGCTACTTCACCGCCGAAGTGGACGGCATGCTCTATGCCGCTCTGCGCAACCGCGGCGCCAACGAGATCACCCAGCAAGGCTTATTCGAACCGGGTCTGTACGATTTCTCGCTGGCGGCCAATTTCGGCCCGCTGGATGCCCAGGCCAGCAACTATCGCCAATGGGCACGCCTCTACTTGTATGGCAATGCCTTCTGGCTGGCCTAT
Protein-coding regions in this window:
- a CDS encoding flippase-like domain-containing protein, whose protein sequence is MRKLLIGLALMVGVLFILNHFTQFDEILVVLQRSDWRFIALALLCVAGWLLCTAATYQSVFAALGVERPLGPLVPLAAAANFVNVVAPSMGMSGMAVIISDAHRRQLPSAHATVAGALFVLFEYAGFALYLVLGLLVLFRRDDISGPELAASGVLLAMTGVLLVILYLGMRAPAELGRLLRWIARSTNTLSAPLTKRKAISEERAEQFAHDIATGLHSARQPRKLWKPLFYALLGKGLLLGVLTSVFLAFQVPLSIGTLIAGFAIAYLFLIVSPTPAGVGVVEGVLTLSLSSMFVPLEQAAVITLSYRVLTFWLPLFFGFLSFQFLQIRKPFPASS